The DNA sequence CAATCGCGTTATGGATGATGTGAAGCGTGACAGGCAGTATTAAGCCACCGGAAAACAGGCGTGCGTAGCACATTAACAAAGAAAACAGGCTCAGCGCGATCACAGTCTGCCAGTGCTGATACTGTACGTGCATTGAAGCAAAAATCAGCGAAGTTAACAGGGCACAGGCGAAACGCTGGCGGGGAAACCACAGAAATAAACCCTGCAGTACAAAACCACGAAACATGATCTCTTCGCCAATCGGTGCCAGAAAAAGGATAGCCAGAAAAATCAACGGAAGAACAGTCCTGTAATGCAGAGAAATCTGCGTCATCCACGACTCTTGTTTTGCGTATAACCCGTTGAAAATCATCAGCGCTAACAAGAGTCCGGTGAATATCAACAGAGAAGAGGGGCGGAGTGCACCAAAGGTGATATTCGTGACGTAACGTCGAGAGTAATAATAGAGAGAGAGGATAACCAGAAAGTCAGATAATAAAGCCAGGCAGAGAGCAAAAGGAGTGCCTTGTAAACCGAAGTTGGCGAGCCCGGTGGCAATAAGCATTCTGGTGGTAAACCAGGCTAAAAAGGCTCCGGCACACAGCAGGCTCTGTTGTAGATGATCATTCTGACGTGACATTGGAAGATCAATCCCCTGATACAGCAAATTATCGATGATAATTTATATAACGCTATGTTTTGTTCAAAAGTCAATGGATTAACCGAAGTTGTACGAAGCACTTCTCCTGTTACGAGTTTTTGATAAAAATCCGTACAATGGAATTCCCTGT is a window from the Erwinia sp. genome containing:
- a CDS encoding hypothetical protein (ID:JIFNMEKO_00455;~source:Prodigal:2.6) is translated as MSRQNDHLQQSLLCAGAFLAWFTTRMLIATGLANFGLQGTPFALCLALLSDFLVILSLYYYSRRYVTNITFGALRPSSLLIFTGLLLALMIFNGLYAKQESWMTQISLHYRTVLPLIFLAILFLAPIGEEIMFRGFVLQGLFLWFPRQRFACALLTSLIFASMHVQYQHWQTVIALSLFSLLMCYARLFSGGLILPVTLHIIHNAIASLAWWQLNHLPGLSE